From a single Methanomassiliicoccales archaeon genomic region:
- a CDS encoding GNAT family N-acetyltransferase, whose protein sequence is MQTETIRTFRNDDLDELHRMIMATIEECYSEAYPPEAVSFFQEYHSPEHISDDASNGYTIVVVEKGSIVGTGTLLGSNIRRVFVLPSRQGKGIGSMIMAELERKAAGNSIMAVELDSSSVSVDFYDHLGYVGASRHNINLKGGARLEHVPMRKRVGLHRS, encoded by the coding sequence ATGCAAACGGAGACCATCCGCACCTTCCGAAACGATGATCTGGATGAACTTCACCGGATGATCATGGCCACCATAGAGGAGTGCTATTCAGAGGCCTATCCGCCGGAGGCGGTGAGCTTTTTCCAAGAATATCATTCGCCAGAACATATCAGCGACGATGCATCCAACGGTTACACGATCGTGGTCGTCGAGAAAGGGTCTATCGTTGGGACTGGAACGCTCTTAGGCAGCAACATCAGGAGGGTGTTCGTTCTGCCCTCACGTCAGGGAAAGGGGATCGGAAGCATGATCATGGCCGAGCTGGAGAGGAAGGCTGCGGGGAATTCGATAATGGCCGTCGAACTGGACTCCTCTTCCGTTTCGGTGGACTTCTATGATCATCTCGGCTATGTTGGAGCATCCCGGCATAATATCAATTTGAAAGGCGGGGCAAGACTGGAACATGTCCCCATGAGGAAAAGAGTCGGCCTGCATCGATCATAA
- a CDS encoding histidine phosphatase family protein gives MDERQISLLLEGGKFDTVKLVVRHAERPLYRTAKAPNGVSITEKGMRDAERLGVILERNGIRMDGCSSSIVRRCIQTAELIASGNRYRQPLVTSDSLGGSPLFMDDSEALDRTLDTCSIEDIIGRQLAKDKVAGLKDVETGLRIFMGRVLADPSRSFEVFVSHDLFVCPSVHYLTATPFSTEGYTGFLEGFFIAVRDDRTKILWNSRWYDVTDRLGRLFSRGDGSE, from the coding sequence TTGGACGAGAGGCAGATATCCCTCCTCCTTGAAGGAGGTAAATTCGACACTGTCAAGCTTGTGGTAAGGCACGCGGAGCGGCCGCTTTACAGGACCGCGAAAGCTCCCAACGGTGTTAGCATAACGGAGAAAGGCATGAGGGACGCGGAGAGACTGGGCGTCATTCTTGAGAGGAATGGTATCAGGATGGACGGATGTTCCTCCAGCATTGTCCGCCGTTGTATCCAGACAGCGGAACTCATCGCTTCCGGCAATCGATACCGACAGCCCCTGGTGACCAGCGATTCCCTTGGCGGTTCCCCGCTCTTCATGGACGACAGCGAAGCGCTGGACAGAACGCTGGACACCTGTTCGATCGAGGACATCATCGGCAGGCAGCTGGCGAAGGACAAGGTGGCCGGTCTGAAGGATGTCGAGACCGGCCTAAGGATATTCATGGGCAGGGTGCTCGCCGATCCATCCAGGTCATTCGAGGTCTTCGTCAGTCACGACCTCTTCGTATGCCCTTCCGTCCACTATCTGACCGCTACACCGTTCTCGACCGAAGGCTATACCGGTTTTCTGGAAGGGTTCTTCATCGCCGTTCGCGACGATCGGACCAAGATCCTATGGAACTCCCGGTGGTACGACGTCACGGACCGGCTAGGCCGTTTGTTCTCCCGGGGCGATGGCTCAGAGTAA
- the mutM gene encoding DNA-formamidopyrimidine glycosylase: protein MPELPEVEQARRYLEGNALNRRIDAVEVLDDGVLSDIDAETFRQSMAGRTMTLAGRRGKQMFIGLDDGSYLTIHLGMTGDLAMEYASTPKYARIIFRFEDGAVLCYTDQRKFGALGIVGSVDQFISEHALGPDALCIGRSDFVERVSGHRKAIKTVLLDQRVLSGIGNLYADEVLFQAKVHPEAHADSLALSKLNEIHRQIGLVLRASIAVSSDFSALSAKYLVKVREEGAECPRGNGRLVMIRVGGRTTLFCPRCQRL, encoded by the coding sequence ATGCCCGAGCTACCCGAGGTTGAGCAGGCAAGGCGATACCTGGAAGGAAACGCGCTGAATCGACGGATCGATGCGGTCGAAGTGCTGGACGACGGGGTTCTCAGTGACATTGACGCAGAAACGTTCAGGCAGAGCATGGCCGGCCGTACGATGACCCTTGCCGGCCGACGGGGCAAGCAGATGTTCATCGGTCTTGATGACGGCTCCTACCTGACCATCCACCTTGGCATGACCGGGGACCTGGCCATGGAATACGCCTCAACCCCGAAGTATGCCAGGATCATCTTTCGGTTCGAGGATGGGGCGGTCCTATGCTACACCGACCAGCGCAAGTTCGGTGCCCTAGGCATCGTCGGTTCTGTTGACCAGTTCATATCCGAGCACGCTCTCGGACCGGATGCCCTATGCATCGGCCGTTCTGATTTCGTCGAACGCGTCTCAGGACATAGGAAGGCCATTAAAACGGTGTTGCTGGATCAGCGGGTGCTCTCCGGGATCGGGAACCTATACGCGGACGAGGTGCTCTTCCAGGCAAAGGTCCATCCCGAGGCCCATGCCGATTCCCTTGCCCTGAGCAAACTGAACGAGATCCATCGCCAGATCGGCCTGGTCCTCCGGGCCTCGATCGCTGTTTCGTCTGATTTCTCGGCGCTATCGGCAAAATACTTGGTCAAGGTCAGGGAAGAAGGGGCGGAGTGCCCTAGGGGCAACGGCCGGCTCGTCATGATAAGGGTCGGGGGCCGCACCACGCTGTTCTGCCCCAGGTGCCAGCGCTTATGA
- a CDS encoding sodium:solute symporter family protein codes for MVDTATFWVFTAGYVAITLFLAYYGWKKTKSSEDFLLAGKNVSPWVIGLSYGSTFISTSAIVGFGGVAAQLGMGLMWLVFLNIALGILIAFVVFGKPTRRLGQKLKAMTFPDLIGKRYNSHFMQYATGILILISMPLYSSAVLIGGSQFINVTLNVDYNTALLGFALITAAYVVFGGLLAVMYTDAFQGGVMILGMSLILIITFSLLGGVDNAISALTALKDQPAAIAQIGSLTKGGWNGWTTMPNFGSDIWLTMVTTIIMGVGIGVLAQPQLIVRFMTAKDSKALNRAIPIGAVFILLTTGVAYTVGALTNVYFFDHNQKISTVMATTNGVLNTDKIMPLYINSGAMPDIVIVLFMLTLLAAAMSTLSSIFHTMGSAAGHDVWRHFKTTRLMPKSKRCELEECSTLRANKVGAGIMIVASVGLAFIMPPSIIARATAMFMGLCAAAFLPLFTHALFSKKVSLLAAKSSLVVGAVTWFAWTAFVHTKESSALGICKALFGSDSLLAGTSWTVVDSLVIAIPLSILALFIGWYLDKRNDRLLPELA; via the coding sequence ATGGTCGACACCGCAACATTCTGGGTGTTCACCGCAGGTTATGTCGCAATCACTCTGTTCCTGGCCTACTATGGATGGAAGAAGACCAAGAGCTCTGAGGATTTCCTTCTCGCTGGCAAGAACGTCAGCCCATGGGTCATTGGTCTATCGTATGGTTCCACATTCATTTCCACGTCGGCGATCGTCGGGTTCGGCGGAGTGGCCGCCCAGCTGGGCATGGGATTGATGTGGCTGGTGTTCCTGAACATCGCGTTGGGCATATTGATCGCCTTTGTTGTATTCGGAAAACCGACCAGGAGGCTGGGACAGAAGCTCAAGGCCATGACCTTCCCGGACCTGATCGGCAAGAGATACAACTCGCACTTTATGCAGTATGCCACAGGCATCCTGATCCTGATTTCGATGCCACTGTACTCGTCGGCAGTGCTGATCGGGGGCTCGCAGTTCATCAACGTCACGCTGAACGTGGATTACAACACGGCATTGTTGGGATTTGCCCTTATAACGGCAGCGTACGTCGTCTTCGGCGGTCTTCTCGCGGTCATGTACACCGATGCGTTCCAGGGCGGCGTTATGATCCTGGGCATGTCGTTGATCTTGATCATCACATTCTCTCTATTGGGTGGAGTGGACAACGCAATCTCGGCATTAACCGCTCTAAAAGATCAACCCGCCGCCATAGCCCAAATTGGCAGCCTCACAAAAGGTGGTTGGAACGGGTGGACCACGATGCCGAATTTCGGATCTGACATATGGCTCACAATGGTGACAACGATCATCATGGGGGTCGGCATCGGAGTGCTGGCGCAACCTCAACTGATAGTCCGTTTCATGACCGCAAAGGATTCTAAGGCGTTGAATCGGGCCATACCTATAGGTGCTGTCTTCATCCTCCTCACGACCGGTGTAGCCTATACCGTAGGGGCATTGACCAACGTCTATTTCTTTGACCATAACCAGAAAATTTCCACTGTTATGGCAACAACTAATGGCGTTCTCAACACGGATAAAATAATGCCGCTTTACATCAACTCGGGGGCAATGCCAGACATAGTGATCGTCCTGTTCATGCTGACTCTCCTGGCAGCGGCCATGTCAACGCTCAGTTCGATATTCCATACGATGGGATCTGCGGCCGGTCACGACGTCTGGAGGCACTTCAAGACGACGAGATTGATGCCCAAGAGCAAACGCTGCGAACTGGAGGAGTGCTCCACCCTGAGGGCCAACAAGGTGGGTGCCGGGATCATGATCGTAGCCAGTGTCGGTCTCGCCTTCATCATGCCGCCCAGCATCATTGCGAGGGCCACGGCGATGTTCATGGGACTGTGCGCGGCGGCATTCCTGCCCCTGTTCACGCACGCCCTGTTCTCCAAGAAGGTATCGCTCCTGGCGGCCAAGTCGAGCCTGGTGGTCGGAGCTGTGACCTGGTTCGCGTGGACTGCGTTCGTGCACACCAAAGAGTCGTCGGCCCTGGGCATCTGCAAGGCGCTCTTCGGCTCTGATTCCCTGCTCGCGGGAACCTCATGGACCGTGGTCGACTCGCTGGTCATTGCCATACCCCTGTCGATACTGGCACTGTTCATCGGTTGGTACCTGGACAAGAGAAATGACAGATTGCTACCGGAACTGGCCTAA
- a CDS encoding phenylacetate--CoA ligase — translation MMPKVELKSLQYKLLKNLVNKLYDQSRFYRTRMESKGVTPDDIRSLDDMAKLPFMTKKDYRENYPDKIFIAPKEDIVRYHASSGTTGKPTIVGYTRNDIDNWSESLARSITSAGLGKHDVVQVSNTYGLFTGGLGFHYAAERIGAAVVPASTGNTERQVELIQDLGVTAMACTPSYMIHVGEVAEKMGVSLKNDTKLRYGLLGAEPWSDKMRDKIYDSLGVKGINCFGASELSGPLFSECEHQQGIHFWGDFALLEIVDPKTGEPVGAGERGEMVLTMLQKEAFPLIRYRIGDLTVMDEEVCACGRTHPRITRITGRVDDMLIIRGINVFPSQVEYSLNTNPEVGNEFQIVVERKGALDTMMVRVELKPEAFTDNILELNCIRERIAHKLRSLLNVNPVIELVGPGTLPRFEGKAKRVIDRREI, via the coding sequence ATGATGCCAAAGGTCGAACTGAAGAGCTTACAGTATAAGCTTCTCAAGAACCTGGTGAACAAGCTCTACGACCAGTCCCGTTTCTATCGCACCCGGATGGAAAGCAAGGGGGTGACGCCCGACGATATCCGGTCATTGGACGACATGGCCAAGCTTCCCTTCATGACCAAAAAGGACTATCGGGAGAACTATCCGGATAAGATATTCATCGCTCCCAAGGAGGACATCGTCCGATATCACGCTTCTTCTGGAACAACTGGCAAGCCTACCATAGTCGGCTATACCAGGAACGACATCGACAATTGGTCAGAATCGCTGGCCCGATCGATCACCTCCGCCGGACTGGGAAAGCATGATGTGGTCCAGGTGTCCAATACTTACGGGCTATTCACTGGCGGGTTGGGGTTCCACTATGCCGCCGAACGCATCGGAGCGGCGGTCGTACCGGCCAGCACAGGCAACACGGAAAGACAGGTGGAGCTTATCCAGGACCTGGGCGTCACCGCCATGGCCTGTACCCCTTCATACATGATTCACGTCGGCGAGGTGGCAGAGAAGATGGGTGTCAGCCTGAAGAACGACACCAAACTGAGGTATGGACTGCTGGGAGCAGAGCCCTGGTCGGACAAGATGCGGGACAAGATCTACGATTCATTGGGGGTCAAGGGCATCAATTGCTTCGGTGCCAGCGAGCTCTCCGGACCGCTCTTCAGCGAGTGCGAGCATCAGCAGGGCATCCACTTCTGGGGGGACTTCGCGCTATTGGAGATAGTCGACCCTAAGACCGGCGAACCGGTTGGTGCGGGCGAGAGGGGAGAGATGGTCCTGACCATGCTCCAGAAGGAGGCGTTCCCTCTGATCCGCTACCGCATCGGTGACCTGACCGTAATGGATGAGGAGGTCTGCGCCTGCGGTCGGACGCATCCCCGTATCACCCGCATCACCGGCCGGGTGGACGATATGCTCATTATCCGGGGAATCAATGTGTTCCCGTCCCAGGTGGAATACTCGCTCAACACCAACCCCGAAGTGGGGAACGAGTTCCAGATCGTGGTCGAACGCAAAGGAGCGTTGGACACGATGATGGTCCGGGTGGAGCTGAAACCGGAGGCGTTCACCGACAACATCCTGGAACTGAACTGCATCCGGGAGCGGATCGCGCACAAGCTGCGGTCGCTGCTCAACGTCAATCCGGTGATAGAACTGGTGGGGCCAGGGACCCTGCCCCGGTTCGAAGGTAAGGCGAAAAGGGTCATTGACAGGAGGGAGATCTGA
- a CDS encoding phenylacetate--CoA ligase, translating to MSCWNPKVEMMPGDELRGLQLKLLKSLVYRLYSFSPFYRERMDAAHVSPDDIKTLDDVEKLPFMVKGDLRDIPMERLFTASNRELVRYHASSGTTGKPTIVGYTKHDVDNWSESIARGLMSCGITQDDTVQVAYTYGLFTGGLGLHYGAERLGATVVPSSTGNSERQLDLIKTLNVKAIACTPSYLMHLGEVAAKMGIDIRKDTKLRIGVLGAEPWSDGMRDRIFESLGVRGINIYGTSELSGPLWCECERQNGMHVWSDLALVEIVDPKTGKKVGPGEKGELVITMLQKEALPIIRYRTGDITTMDETPCACGRTHPRIGRISGRSDDMLIIRGINVFPSQIEYVLLSMPQLGNEFQIIVERTGALDEMTVKVELKPEGFVDDMAKIEVLRDKIASKLRTTLMVNACIELVEPGSLPRFEGKAKRVIDNRRL from the coding sequence ATGTCGTGCTGGAACCCCAAGGTCGAAATGATGCCGGGAGACGAGCTCCGCGGCCTGCAGCTGAAGCTCCTGAAGTCGCTGGTCTACAGGTTGTACAGCTTTTCGCCTTTCTACCGGGAGCGTATGGACGCGGCACACGTGTCACCGGACGACATCAAGACCCTGGATGATGTGGAGAAGCTGCCGTTCATGGTCAAGGGGGACCTGCGGGACATCCCCATGGAGAGGCTGTTCACCGCTTCCAACAGGGAGCTGGTCCGGTATCATGCCTCTTCCGGGACCACCGGCAAGCCGACCATCGTCGGCTACACCAAGCATGACGTGGACAACTGGTCCGAGTCGATCGCCCGGGGGCTCATGTCCTGTGGGATCACCCAGGACGATACCGTTCAAGTGGCCTACACCTATGGTCTTTTCACCGGCGGGCTGGGCCTGCATTACGGTGCCGAGCGCTTGGGGGCGACTGTGGTACCGAGCAGCACCGGAAACTCTGAAAGGCAGCTGGATCTGATCAAGACCCTGAACGTCAAGGCCATCGCCTGCACTCCCTCATATTTGATGCACCTGGGTGAGGTCGCTGCGAAGATGGGCATCGACATCAGGAAGGACACCAAGCTAAGGATCGGAGTGCTAGGTGCGGAGCCCTGGTCCGATGGCATGAGGGACCGGATATTCGAGTCTCTGGGAGTCAGGGGCATTAATATCTACGGCACCAGCGAGCTCTCTGGTCCGCTCTGGTGCGAATGCGAGCGGCAGAACGGCATGCATGTGTGGAGCGACCTGGCGCTCGTGGAGATCGTCGATCCCAAGACCGGCAAGAAGGTCGGTCCGGGCGAGAAGGGCGAACTGGTCATCACCATGCTGCAGAAGGAGGCGTTGCCGATCATCCGGTACCGGACCGGTGACATAACCACCATGGATGAGACGCCGTGCGCCTGCGGACGGACGCACCCGAGGATCGGGAGGATCAGCGGCCGGTCCGATGACATGCTGATCATCCGGGGGATCAACGTCTTCCCTTCGCAGATCGAGTATGTGCTATTGTCAATGCCTCAACTAGGGAACGAGTTCCAGATCATCGTGGAGAGGACCGGGGCCCTGGACGAGATGACCGTGAAGGTGGAGCTGAAGCCGGAGGGATTCGTCGATGATATGGCCAAGATCGAGGTCCTGCGGGACAAGATCGCCTCCAAACTGAGGACCACCCTCATGGTCAACGCATGCATAGAACTGGTCGAGCCTGGTTCCCTGCCCCGGTTCGAAGGCAAGGCCAAGCGCGTCATAGACAATCGCAGACTCTGA
- a CDS encoding sodium:solute symporter family protein, whose protein sequence is MDTVLFWVFTAIYIAITLFLAYLAWKKTKSGDHFLVAGREVSPWIIGLSYGATFISTSAIVGFGGVAAQLGMGVIWLTVLNIGVGILVAFIVFGKPTRRLGHRLNALTFPDLLGKRFQSPFMQYSTSILILVSMPLYSSAVIIGGASFINVVLGVPYEWALIGFAVITALYVVFGGLLGVMYTDAFQGILMMVGMTAVLILTYSMLGGVTTAHTALTNMSSLVPSGLASAGMTGWTSMPTFGSTVWLKMITTIVMGVGIGVLAQPQLIVRFMTAKDSKALNRAVPIGGVFIIMMTGVAFTVGALTNVYFYQQTGKIALAQPEVAGNTDKIIPLFINSSMPDIIIVLFMLTLLAAAMSTLSSIFHTMGSAAGHDLWIHLKNRKAKDPYEKISQARSSMTATKLGTGVMIIASVALAFVMPGSIIARATAMFMGICAVSFLPLFTHALFSKRVSLIGAKASLVVGVTAWFLWTVFVHVAESQPLGISKFITGNDAVLGNPWQVIDPIVIAMPLSIAALAIGWYLESRRWKTEDRMTAPQ, encoded by the coding sequence ATGGACACCGTATTGTTTTGGGTCTTTACCGCAATCTACATCGCGATCACTTTGTTCCTGGCTTACCTCGCCTGGAAGAAGACAAAGAGTGGCGATCATTTTCTGGTCGCCGGAAGGGAGGTCAGCCCTTGGATCATCGGACTTTCGTATGGGGCCACCTTCATCAGTACATCGGCCATTGTCGGGTTCGGCGGAGTGGCCGCCCAGCTGGGCATGGGAGTGATCTGGCTCACTGTGCTTAATATCGGGGTGGGCATACTGGTGGCGTTCATCGTGTTCGGGAAACCGACCCGTCGTCTGGGCCATAGGCTCAACGCTCTCACCTTCCCGGACCTTCTGGGAAAGAGATTCCAATCACCGTTCATGCAGTATTCGACGAGCATTCTCATCCTGGTGTCGATGCCATTGTATTCATCGGCGGTCATTATCGGCGGAGCTTCCTTCATAAATGTGGTCCTGGGCGTTCCATACGAATGGGCATTGATCGGATTTGCCGTCATAACGGCCTTATATGTCGTCTTCGGAGGGTTGCTGGGTGTCATGTACACCGATGCCTTCCAGGGAATCCTGATGATGGTAGGGATGACCGCGGTCCTGATCCTTACCTATAGCATGCTCGGGGGAGTGACAACCGCCCATACAGCATTGACGAACATGTCCAGCCTTGTCCCGTCCGGACTTGCCAGTGCAGGAATGACCGGATGGACATCGATGCCGACCTTCGGTTCCACAGTTTGGCTAAAGATGATCACCACCATAGTCATGGGCGTGGGTATCGGCGTGCTTGCGCAGCCGCAGCTCATAGTCCGCTTCATGACCGCCAAGGACTCGAAGGCGCTGAACCGGGCGGTCCCGATCGGAGGAGTGTTCATAATCATGATGACGGGGGTCGCCTTCACCGTCGGGGCATTGACCAATGTCTATTTCTATCAACAGACCGGAAAGATCGCGCTGGCCCAGCCGGAAGTGGCCGGCAATACCGATAAGATCATTCCTCTTTTCATCAACTCGTCCATGCCGGATATCATCATCGTCCTGTTCATGCTGACTCTCTTGGCAGCGGCCATGTCAACGCTCAGTTCAATCTTCCACACCATGGGGTCGGCCGCTGGCCATGACCTTTGGATACACCTGAAGAACCGCAAGGCCAAAGACCCGTATGAGAAGATCAGCCAGGCAAGATCCTCGATGACCGCGACCAAGCTTGGCACCGGAGTTATGATCATCGCTAGCGTGGCGTTGGCATTTGTGATGCCTGGAAGCATCATCGCCCGGGCGACGGCCATGTTCATGGGGATCTGCGCGGTCTCTTTCCTGCCGTTATTCACTCATGCACTTTTCTCGAAAAGGGTCTCGCTCATCGGAGCGAAAGCAAGCCTGGTCGTCGGGGTCACCGCATGGTTCCTGTGGACGGTCTTCGTACACGTCGCTGAATCCCAGCCGCTTGGGATCAGCAAATTCATTACCGGAAATGATGCGGTCCTGGGAAATCCCTGGCAGGTCATCGATCCTATCGTGATCGCAATGCCTCTGTCGATCGCGGCGCTAGCGATCGGATGGTACCTTGAAAGCCGGAGATGGAAGACGGAGGACAGAATGACCGCCCCTCAGTGA
- a CDS encoding Lrp/AsnC family transcriptional regulator produces MQLDKKDRMIVSMYAKDPGVSQEQIAKEVDLSQPSVAVRIKKLKDSGAIQTMTGINPLKMGLYMAKVDIASNNPSVILDMFRNCPYFANGFTISGRNNLCLMFVSENIATLESIVNGHLRSSKFVKELDFNIIISAERDLVLPTVLTPEHSKTPPCGVDIQCKDCRSFTERKCMGCPITGQYQGWFY; encoded by the coding sequence ATGCAGCTTGACAAGAAGGACAGGATGATCGTCTCGATGTATGCCAAGGACCCCGGCGTATCCCAGGAGCAGATCGCCAAGGAAGTGGACCTTTCACAGCCTTCGGTGGCGGTGCGTATCAAGAAGCTCAAGGACAGCGGGGCCATCCAGACCATGACCGGCATTAACCCGCTTAAGATGGGGCTCTACATGGCCAAGGTGGACATCGCCTCGAACAATCCCAGCGTCATCCTGGACATGTTTCGCAACTGTCCCTATTTCGCCAATGGGTTCACAATTTCCGGGCGCAACAACCTGTGTCTGATGTTCGTCAGCGAGAACATCGCCACCCTCGAGTCGATCGTCAATGGGCATTTGCGTTCCAGCAAGTTCGTCAAGGAGCTGGACTTCAACATCATCATCAGCGCCGAAAGGGACCTGGTGCTGCCGACCGTCCTCACCCCGGAGCATTCCAAGACCCCTCCCTGCGGTGTCGATATCCAATGCAAGGACTGCCGTTCCTTCACCGAGAGGAAATGCATGGGCTGTCCCATCACCGGACAGTATCAAGGCTGGTTCTATTGA
- a CDS encoding DUF2769 domain-containing protein: MDKFEQYLEQMKALGPEQVRNLIETNKKKCICASCPTYNECAARKRERLYCLLGRSKECQLDELGCVCPDCPVTVDLDLRNTYYCTQGSEKEMRLPK; this comes from the coding sequence ATGGACAAGTTCGAACAATACTTGGAACAGATGAAGGCGCTCGGCCCGGAACAGGTGAGGAACCTCATAGAGACCAACAAGAAGAAGTGCATCTGCGCTTCCTGCCCCACTTACAACGAATGCGCCGCCCGAAAGAGGGAGCGTTTATACTGCCTTCTTGGCCGGAGCAAGGAATGTCAGTTGGACGAGCTGGGGTGCGTGTGCCCGGACTGTCCGGTGACCGTTGACCTGGACCTCAGGAACACCTACTATTGTACCCAGGGTTCGGAAAAGGAAATGCGTCTTCCCAAATAA
- a CDS encoding ACT domain-containing protein, which produces MADDLDRYKIKQLSIFSENRPGRLMDFSKAMGEENINILAFSIAEGAGYGVIRAFVSDPEKALRRLQEHGFVVRYTDVIAIHMADKPGGLYDLTKVLKEAGINIEYAYAYRNEPGAILVIRVEDIERAISTIKASGAKLLDASSFK; this is translated from the coding sequence ATGGCGGACGATTTGGACAGGTACAAGATCAAGCAGCTCTCGATATTCTCCGAGAACAGGCCAGGCCGGCTCATGGACTTCAGCAAGGCGATGGGCGAGGAGAACATCAACATCCTGGCGTTCAGCATCGCTGAAGGTGCTGGATATGGAGTCATCCGTGCATTCGTCTCCGACCCGGAAAAGGCCCTGCGCAGGCTGCAGGAGCACGGTTTCGTGGTGCGTTACACGGACGTCATCGCCATCCATATGGCGGACAAGCCGGGCGGCCTTTATGACCTGACCAAGGTGCTCAAGGAGGCGGGCATCAACATCGAATACGCCTATGCCTACCGTAATGAGCCCGGGGCGATCCTGGTGATCCGGGTCGAGGATATCGAAAGGGCGATCAGCACCATAAAGGCAAGCGGTGCCAAGTTACTGGACGCATCGTCCTTCAAGTGA